The proteins below are encoded in one region of Bacillus vallismortis:
- the gerKA gene encoding spore germination protein GerKA codes for MPLFSKRKNNTDSKDKQNTEEKNHEQQQERERPVLISASLTKNIAEMKKEVGSSADVIIREIKIGEQDRVRLAVIYIAGLVDNNTLHESLIEPLVESPSIQNPHAIQQILEKTLPLGGVKANGNWDKLFSELMVGNALVFADGSEAALICSTQGGEQRSIQEPSTQVSFRGPRQGFTESLQTNISMIRRYIKNPNVWVEKMKIGSVTHTDVALMYIHGICEEKVLKEVRSRLKKIDIDSILESGYIEQLIEDETFTTFPTMYHTERPDVVAGNLLEGRFAIVVDGTPFVLIAPALFVQFFQSVEDYYSRFDIATSIRILRVLVFFISLVAPAVYVAATTFHQEMIPTQLLVVIAAQREIVPFPAVVEALTMEVAFEILREAGVRLPRVVGSAVSIVGALVIGQAAVQAGIVSPAMVIIVALTAIASFATPAFAMAISARLIRFIFIIASAVMGFYGLILGIIVMFVHLCSLRSFGVPYMSPLAPFSSQGVKDTLFRVPWWADEKRPESITKKDKVRQSKHQRPVPDASRGMVNKEMEEGDKDDT; via the coding sequence ATGCCTTTATTTTCTAAGCGAAAGAACAATACCGATTCAAAAGACAAACAGAATACAGAAGAAAAGAATCACGAACAGCAGCAAGAAAGAGAAAGGCCTGTACTCATTTCCGCAAGTTTGACAAAAAACATAGCGGAAATGAAGAAGGAAGTCGGAAGCAGCGCTGATGTCATCATTCGCGAGATCAAAATCGGTGAACAGGATCGTGTCCGCCTCGCCGTTATTTATATCGCGGGTTTGGTTGATAATAACACGCTTCATGAATCCTTAATTGAGCCTTTGGTTGAGAGTCCGTCCATCCAAAATCCTCATGCCATCCAGCAGATTCTCGAAAAAACGCTTCCGCTGGGCGGGGTGAAAGCGAATGGGAATTGGGACAAGCTTTTTTCTGAATTGATGGTAGGTAATGCGCTGGTTTTTGCAGATGGATCTGAAGCAGCGCTAATCTGCAGCACACAGGGCGGAGAGCAGCGCTCCATCCAAGAGCCTAGCACCCAGGTGTCGTTCCGCGGTCCGCGGCAAGGGTTTACAGAGTCTCTTCAGACCAATATTTCCATGATCCGCCGATACATCAAAAATCCGAATGTATGGGTAGAGAAAATGAAAATCGGGTCTGTAACACATACAGATGTCGCGCTAATGTACATTCATGGCATTTGCGAGGAAAAGGTGCTGAAAGAAGTTCGCTCTCGCCTGAAAAAAATAGATATTGACAGTATTTTAGAGTCGGGATATATCGAGCAGCTGATTGAAGATGAAACATTTACAACGTTTCCGACCATGTATCATACAGAACGTCCTGATGTTGTAGCGGGAAATCTGTTGGAAGGAAGATTTGCCATCGTTGTGGACGGAACGCCGTTTGTTCTTATTGCTCCTGCCTTATTTGTTCAATTCTTTCAATCGGTTGAAGATTATTATTCGCGGTTTGACATTGCGACGAGCATACGGATTCTGCGGGTTCTAGTCTTTTTTATTTCGCTTGTGGCACCGGCTGTTTATGTGGCAGCCACGACGTTTCACCAGGAAATGATCCCGACACAGCTGTTGGTTGTCATTGCCGCCCAGCGGGAAATTGTTCCATTCCCCGCTGTTGTCGAAGCACTCACGATGGAGGTTGCTTTTGAGATCCTCAGAGAAGCGGGAGTCAGGCTGCCCCGTGTCGTCGGCTCGGCGGTATCTATCGTAGGTGCGCTTGTTATCGGCCAGGCTGCCGTACAGGCTGGCATCGTTTCTCCGGCCATGGTCATCATCGTTGCTCTTACGGCTATTGCCAGCTTTGCAACACCGGCGTTTGCGATGGCGATTTCAGCCCGGCTCATTCGGTTCATCTTTATTATTGCTTCGGCTGTTATGGGATTTTACGGGCTGATTTTGGGGATCATTGTGATGTTTGTTCATTTATGCAGCCTTCGTTCCTTTGGGGTCCCTTATATGTCCCCGCTTGCTCCTTTTTCTTCTCAAGGCGTAAAGGACACGCTGTTTAGGGTGCCGTGGTGGGCTGATGAAAAACGGCCGGAATCAATCACCAAGAAAGATAAAGTGCGCCAGTCAAAACATCAGCGGCCTGTGCCGGACGCTTCACGCGGAATGGTGAACAAAGAAATGGAAGAAGGGGATAAGGATGATACGTAA
- a CDS encoding right-handed parallel beta-helix repeat-containing protein: MAEFILNAADFGVSGDGKTDSTELINQCLSTAVLKGYHTVWFPKGTYLIDGTLGGDPNQRFRNAGIKVPANLEIVMDPECIMKVIPNSSWGYSAFYVGKQENITISGGQIIGDRDEHTYVSAGIRSTHEWGFGICIEGCSNVVIDDVKISDFTGDGIIVSPRGLKTNDDYRTSEHVTISRCEVRRSRRNNISITGCDMVTVEGCLIEDAGTGNGTAPKFGIDIEGYGEGDIDYEEPVNVSIRNNHFTGNVSSSVTNFNGYGISIEGNHSDNTISYGYGTQTVIKGNILRWEKDAAAAPRVGITGLGVSQGKESSDAVIAGNLITGFSTGIDVRGKSVLVTNNKISNFQNTGILVYQSSDVKVDGNQIQNGLSETRRSTGLRAVLSDDTAFLNNCLIQVIDGVNISGGDMIIKDNVMRKFSRGIWIAQGNAVIEGNTMIPDAFEGALESYTISVTNNASAIIKNNTCKAFKNYPIYCSTRSKTSIIGNHIERSPLLVTIYINAGVHEIFDNTISVNRTAGNPIVIYVNDSAGSIISGNTINNLSAGTATAIQTNTSTYSKIIGNHIFKGTISKHSSDTADGNIIA; this comes from the coding sequence TTGGCTGAATTCATATTAAATGCGGCTGATTTCGGTGTTTCAGGAGATGGCAAAACGGATTCAACAGAACTGATTAATCAATGCCTCAGTACCGCTGTTTTGAAAGGATATCATACGGTCTGGTTTCCAAAGGGAACATATCTAATAGACGGAACGCTTGGAGGTGATCCCAATCAGAGGTTTCGAAACGCGGGGATAAAAGTTCCTGCCAACCTTGAGATTGTGATGGACCCCGAGTGTATCATGAAAGTCATTCCGAACAGTTCGTGGGGTTATTCCGCATTTTATGTAGGCAAGCAAGAGAATATAACCATTTCCGGAGGACAAATCATCGGCGATCGCGATGAGCATACGTATGTGTCCGCGGGCATCAGGTCAACCCATGAATGGGGCTTCGGCATATGTATTGAAGGATGTTCGAATGTTGTGATTGATGATGTCAAAATTTCTGATTTTACCGGAGACGGGATCATTGTCAGTCCGAGAGGATTAAAGACAAATGATGATTATCGAACGTCAGAGCATGTCACCATCAGCCGCTGTGAGGTTCGGCGGTCGAGAAGGAATAACATTTCCATTACCGGATGTGACATGGTCACAGTGGAGGGATGCTTGATTGAGGACGCCGGAACGGGAAATGGAACAGCGCCTAAGTTCGGAATTGACATAGAAGGATATGGCGAAGGTGATATTGATTATGAAGAACCGGTCAATGTATCCATTCGCAATAACCATTTTACGGGGAATGTTTCGAGTTCTGTGACCAACTTTAACGGGTACGGAATTTCAATAGAAGGTAACCACTCAGACAATACGATCAGCTATGGGTATGGAACGCAAACAGTGATCAAAGGAAATATTCTCAGATGGGAGAAAGACGCGGCTGCCGCGCCTAGAGTCGGGATTACGGGACTCGGTGTGTCACAAGGAAAAGAGAGCAGTGATGCGGTCATCGCCGGCAACCTCATTACCGGGTTTTCAACAGGGATTGATGTCAGGGGAAAGAGCGTGCTTGTCACGAACAACAAAATCAGCAACTTTCAAAACACAGGGATATTGGTTTATCAGTCTTCCGACGTAAAGGTGGACGGCAACCAGATTCAAAACGGATTGTCTGAAACAAGGCGCAGCACCGGCCTTCGCGCAGTGCTGTCAGATGATACCGCATTTTTGAATAACTGCCTCATTCAAGTCATTGACGGCGTGAACATTTCCGGCGGCGATATGATTATAAAAGATAATGTGATGAGAAAATTCAGCCGGGGGATCTGGATCGCTCAAGGAAACGCCGTGATTGAAGGAAATACAATGATCCCCGATGCGTTTGAAGGCGCCTTGGAGTCGTATACCATTTCCGTCACGAACAATGCGAGCGCTATCATCAAAAACAACACATGTAAAGCGTTTAAAAACTACCCGATCTACTGTTCAACAAGGTCGAAAACCTCAATTATAGGCAACCACATTGAGAGATCTCCGCTTTTGGTCACCATCTATATCAACGCTGGTGTGCATGAGATTTTTGATAATACCATTTCAGTCAACAGAACAGCCGGAAATCCAATTGTCATATATGTTAACGATTCAGCAGGCTCTATCATCTCTGGAAACACCATCAATAACCTCTCCGCAGGCACGGCGACAGCCATCCAAACAAACACCTCAACCTATTCCAAAATCATCGGCAATCACATCTTCAAAGGAACCATCAGCAAACATAGCAGTGATACCGCAGACGGCAATATCATCGCCTAA